The following proteins come from a genomic window of Sporosarcina sp. 6E9:
- a CDS encoding collagen-like protein produces the protein MSQPNIPDITPNISLTRDDAINLLLASIAMEELGLAHIINAEGEKIQYALGTLPGLTPSASLEDILRVNTSVQDTLELAMKKELLLDSKLKQVTQITTGGGTTGPTGPAGPAGATGATGNIGPAGPTGATGDAGPAGATGATGDIGPAGATGATGDIGPAGATGATGDIGPAGPTGATGDIGPAGATGATGDIGPAGPTGATGDIGPAGPTGNTGATGDIGPAGPTGNTGATGDIGSAGPTGATGDIGPAGPTGATGDIGPAGPAGATGDIGPAGPAGATGDIGSAGPTGATGDIGPTGPAGATGDIGSAGPTGPTGDIGPAGLAGATGDIGSAGPTGPTGDIGPAGPAGATGDIGSAGPTGPTGDIGPAGPAGATGDIGSAGPTGATGDIGPVGPAGATGDIGSAGPTGPTGDIGPAGPAGATGDIGSAGPTGATGDIGPAGPAGATGDIGSAGPTGATGDIGPAGPAGATGDIGPAGPAGATGDIGPAGPAGATGDIGSAGPTGPTGDIGPAGPAGATGDIGPAGPAGATGATGTGLSEFAYIYNLLAQSIAIEADVPFDTNGVLTAGITHAPGTPSILFSIPGIYEVTFSVSGTEPNQFALFLNGTVVPGTVYGAGAGTQQNNGQAIFTIAAGDTLTLRNHSSAAAVGLASVIGGTQANVNASVVIKKLN, from the coding sequence ATGTCTCAACCAAATATCCCTGATATTACCCCAAATATTTCACTTACGAGGGATGATGCCATTAACCTACTTTTAGCCTCCATCGCGATGGAAGAGTTAGGACTAGCACATATCATTAATGCAGAAGGGGAAAAGATTCAATATGCACTTGGCACGTTACCCGGCTTGACTCCGTCAGCTTCGTTAGAGGATATCTTACGAGTAAATACAAGCGTCCAAGATACGCTCGAGTTAGCGATGAAAAAGGAGTTGTTATTGGATAGCAAATTGAAACAAGTTACTCAAATCACTACAGGAGGTGGGACTACGGGACCCACTGGACCTGCCGGACCGGCTGGAGCCACTGGCGCGACTGGCAACATCGGACCGGCTGGACCTACAGGCGCGACGGGCGACGCCGGACCTGCCGGAGCTACAGGCGCGACTGGAGACATCGGACCGGCTGGAGCTACGGGCGCTACGGGTGACATAGGACCGGCTGGAGCTACGGGCGCTACCGGAGACATAGGACCGGCTGGACCTACGGGCGCTACGGGTGACATCGGACCGGCTGGAGCTACGGGCGCTACCGGAGACATAGGACCGGCTGGGCCTACGGGCGCTACTGGTGACATCGGACCCGCTGGACCTACGGGCAATACCGGCGCTACGGGTGACATAGGACCTGCTGGACCTACGGGCAATACCGGCGCTACAGGCGACATCGGATCCGCTGGACCTACAGGAGCTACGGGTGACATAGGACCCGCTGGACCTACAGGAGCTACGGGTGACATCGGACCCGCTGGACCTGCAGGCGCGACAGGCGACATCGGACCCGCTGGACCTGCAGGCGCGACAGGCGACATCGGATCCGCTGGACCTACAGGAGCTACGGGTGACATAGGACCCACTGGACCTGCAGGCGCTACAGGCGACATCGGATCCGCTGGACCTACAGGACCTACGGGTGACATAGGACCCGCTGGACTTGCAGGCGCGACAGGCGACATCGGATCCGCTGGACCTACAGGACCTACGGGTGACATAGGACCCGCTGGACCTGCAGGCGCGACAGGCGACATCGGATCCGCTGGACCTACAGGACCTACGGGTGACATAGGACCCGCTGGACCTGCAGGCGCGACAGGCGACATCGGATCCGCTGGGCCTACAGGAGCTACGGGTGACATAGGACCCGTTGGACCTGCAGGCGCGACAGGCGACATCGGATCTGCTGGACCTACAGGACCTACGGGTGACATAGGACCCGCTGGACCTGCAGGCGCGACAGGCGACATCGGATCTGCTGGACCTACAGGAGCTACGGGTGACATAGGACCCGCTGGACCTGCAGGCGCGACAGGCGACATCGGATCTGCTGGACCTACAGGAGCTACGGGTGACATAGGACCCGCTGGACCTGCAGGCGCGACAGGCGACATCGGACCCGCTGGACCTGCAGGAGCTACGGGTGACATCGGACCCGCAGGACCTGCAGGCGCGACAGGCGACATCGGATCCGCTGGACCTACAGGACCTACGGGTGACATAGGACCCGCTGGACCTGCAGGCGCGACAGGCGACATCGGACCCGCTGGACCTGCAGGCGCTACGGGGGCTACCGGTACAGGGTTATCCGAATTCGCTTACATTTATAACTTACTTGCTCAAAGTATTGCGATAGAAGCGGATGTTCCCTTTGATACTAATGGTGTTCTTACAGCTGGAATTACACATGCTCCCGGAACCCCTTCGATTTTATTTTCCATACCGGGTATTTACGAAGTTACTTTCTCCGTGTCTGGTACAGAACCGAATCAATTTGCGCTATTTTTAAATGGCACAGTAGTTCCGGGAACTGTCTACGGTGCAGGTGCTGGAACGCAGCAGAACAACGGGCAAGCAATATTCACTATAGCAGCTGGTGATACTCTCACTCTCCGTAATCATTCTTCCGCCGCAGCGGTTGGACTTGCGAGTGTAATCGGAGGAACACAAGCTAACGTAAACGCTTCTGTTGTTATTAAGAAATTGAATTAG
- a CDS encoding carbohydrate ABC transporter permease has translation MKSNGQKKISWFNIVNMTFIVLFSIAVLYPFWQTLVLSFTDANQASSLGLNIWPERWITDAYKFIFSYEQIGIAYINTILRTVTGTLLIVGLTILAAYPLSKRNLPYRNTITILFLIAMFFSGGMIPDYLLIKNLGLLDNRLALILPSALNVFYVIIMRNYFMTIDKGIEESAVMDGANHFTILWKIIMPLSKPVIVTIALWAAIGHWNEWFHALIYIQDDAKTVLQMVVREMLVDVNLSDATQVSGAGGASSELLLSNVRAATVMVSIGPIILLYPFAQKYFIRGIMIGSLKG, from the coding sequence ATGAAATCAAATGGTCAGAAAAAAATATCGTGGTTTAACATAGTAAATATGACATTCATCGTCCTGTTTTCAATAGCTGTCCTTTATCCTTTCTGGCAGACATTGGTCTTGTCTTTTACCGATGCGAACCAAGCATCAAGCCTTGGATTAAATATTTGGCCAGAAAGATGGATAACTGATGCCTATAAGTTTATTTTTTCTTATGAACAGATTGGTATAGCTTATATTAATACAATACTTCGAACTGTTACGGGTACGCTTTTAATTGTTGGCCTAACCATTTTGGCTGCATATCCATTGTCTAAGAGAAATCTACCTTATAGGAATACAATTACTATTTTATTTTTAATAGCTATGTTTTTTTCAGGTGGAATGATTCCCGATTACTTATTAATCAAGAACCTTGGTTTACTAGATAATCGTTTGGCATTAATCTTACCATCCGCGCTGAACGTGTTCTATGTCATCATTATGCGGAACTATTTCATGACAATTGATAAAGGGATTGAAGAATCAGCGGTCATGGACGGTGCGAATCACTTTACCATCCTATGGAAAATCATTATGCCCTTGTCTAAGCCTGTTATTGTTACAATCGCGCTTTGGGCAGCAATTGGTCACTGGAATGAATGGTTCCATGCATTAATTTATATTCAAGACGACGCGAAAACAGTATTACAAATGGTCGTTCGAGAGATGTTGGTTGATGTCAACTTGTCAGACGCAACACAGGTATCTGGTGCAGGTGGTGCAAGTTCAGAGTTACTGTTAAGTAACGTAAGGGCCGCAACTGTTATGGTGTCAATCGGACCGATTATTCTACTTTATCCATTTGCGCAAAAGTATTTTATACGCGGAATAATGATTGGATCCCTAAAAGGATAA
- a CDS encoding exosporium glycoprotein BclB-related protein: GDIGTAGPTGATGDIGPAGPTGATGDVGPAGPTGATGDIGPAGPTGATGDIGPAGPSGATGDIGPAGPTGATGDIGPAGPTGATGDIGPAGPTGATGDIGPAGPTGATGDIGPAGPTGATGDIGPAGPTGATGDIGPAGPTGATGDIGPAGPSGATGDIGPAGATGATGATGVAGSGAIIPFASGIPSVLTSILGGLVGTTSLVGFGSSASTVTTLGGNIDLTGAGGTLLNFAFSVPRAGTITSIAAYFSTTLALSLIGSSVTINAQLYRSSTPNNIFSPIPGATVTLAPSLTGLVSVGSISNGLTTGLSIPVAPQDRLLLVFSITATGLSLANTVIGYASAGVAIS, encoded by the coding sequence CGGGCGACATCGGAACTGCTGGACCTACAGGCGCTACCGGCGACATCGGACCTGCTGGACCTACAGGCGCGACAGGCGACGTCGGACCTGCTGGACCTACGGGCGCGACGGGCGACATCGGACCTGCTGGACCTACGGGCGCGACGGGCGACATCGGACCTGCTGGACCTTCGGGCGCAACGGGCGACATCGGACCTGCTGGACCTACGGGCGCGACGGGCGACATCGGACCTGCTGGACCTACGGGCGCAACGGGCGACATCGGACCTGCTGGACCTACGGGTGCGACGGGCGACATCGGACCTGCTGGACCTACAGGTGCAACGGGCGACATCGGACCTGCTGGACCTACAGGCGCGACGGGCGACATCGGACCTGCTGGACCTACGGGCGCGACAGGCGACATCGGACCTGCTGGACCTACGGGCGCGACGGGCGACATCGGACCTGCTGGACCTTCGGGTGCGACAGGCGACATCGGACCTGCTGGAGCTACAGGCGCGACTGGAGCAACGGGTGTAGCCGGATCTGGTGCTATCATTCCATTTGCATCGGGCATTCCTTCTGTACTCACTTCTATACTTGGCGGTTTAGTTGGTACGACAAGTCTTGTAGGGTTTGGAAGTTCAGCAAGCACCGTTACCACTCTTGGAGGAAATATCGATCTTACAGGTGCTGGGGGCACTCTACTGAACTTTGCCTTTTCAGTTCCACGTGCCGGGACCATTACATCAATCGCAGCCTACTTCAGCACTACACTGGCACTATCACTTATAGGATCATCTGTAACGATTAATGCTCAATTATATAGATCATCCACTCCAAATAACATTTTTAGTCCAATTCCTGGAGCTACTGTAACATTAGCACCATCTCTCACAGGTTTAGTTTCAGTTGGGTCGATTAGCAATGGTCTTACTACTGGATTATCCATTCCAGTTGCACCTCAAGATCGTTTATTACTAGTGTTCTCTATCACAGCAACTGGTTTGTCATTAGCAAACACTGTAATAGGTTACGCAAGCGCAGGTGTTGCAATTAGTTAA
- a CDS encoding dihydrodipicolinate synthase family protein — protein sequence MTLSKYKGIIPAFYACYDEAGEISEERIKDFSTYLYEKGVKGLYVGGSSGECVYQNLEERKATLKYVAENVGGKLTLIAHVGAPSTKESIELAQYAEELGYDALSAIPPIYFLLPETAIEKYWTEIMDSTDLPFIIYNIPQTTGYNLSTNLLEKLLENEKLIGVKNSSMPVMDIERFKAAAHEDFIVFNGPDEQYVAGRLIGADSGIGGTYGVMPELFLKAEEFVAEGKFAEARSIQKVINDIIIELCSLNGSMYSVIKEVYKLRGLNIGSVRGPLEPVHGEDLHKIEVIKNRIDEAIESYL from the coding sequence ATGACGTTAAGTAAATATAAAGGAATCATTCCTGCATTCTATGCTTGTTATGATGAAGCTGGAGAAATATCAGAAGAAAGAATAAAAGATTTTTCTACTTATCTTTATGAAAAAGGTGTCAAGGGGCTTTATGTTGGTGGCAGTTCAGGAGAATGTGTCTATCAAAACCTGGAAGAAAGAAAGGCAACGTTAAAATATGTTGCAGAAAATGTTGGCGGTAAACTTACCCTCATTGCACATGTTGGTGCACCTTCAACGAAGGAAAGTATTGAGCTCGCACAGTATGCGGAAGAATTAGGTTATGATGCATTGTCTGCAATCCCGCCGATTTATTTTCTACTACCAGAAACGGCGATTGAAAAGTATTGGACAGAGATTATGGATTCAACGGATCTTCCTTTTATTATTTATAACATCCCGCAAACGACAGGGTATAATCTTTCAACGAATTTACTAGAAAAGCTACTAGAAAATGAGAAACTGATCGGGGTCAAAAATTCATCCATGCCAGTGATGGATATTGAAAGATTCAAGGCCGCAGCACATGAAGACTTCATTGTATTCAACGGTCCAGACGAACAGTACGTCGCAGGTAGGTTGATCGGGGCGGATAGCGGTATTGGCGGTACATACGGCGTAATGCCAGAGCTTTTCTTGAAAGCCGAAGAGTTTGTGGCTGAAGGCAAGTTTGCAGAAGCGAGAAGCATTCAAAAAGTGATTAACGATATCATTATTGAATTATGTTCCTTGAATGGTTCCATGTACTCGGTGATTAAAGAAGTTTATAAATTACGAGGATTAAACATCGGTTCTGTTAGAGGACCATTAGAGCCGGTACACGGAGAAGATCTTCATAAAATTGAAGTCATCAAGAACAGAATTGATGAAGCAATAGAAAGTTACCTGTAA
- a CDS encoding IS3 family transposase, translating to MLFEQIPHELEKSIALYIHFYNTSRYQKRLNGLIPP from the coding sequence ATGTTATTTGAGCAAATTCCTCACGAATTGGAAAAATCCATTGCATTGTATATTCATTTCTACAACACTAGTCGCTACCAAAAACGACTAAACGGCTTAATCCCCCCCTAG
- a CDS encoding ABC transporter permease, whose protein sequence is MVVLKDNANKQQRKQKKWLEIKKMRSFYLMLLIPMLMLFLFSYGPMYGILIAFKDFSPGLGIWQSPWNNFEHFKRLFDDYLFIRALKNTIIISLLKIIISFPAPIIFALLLNEITHDKFKRITQSISYLPHFMSWVILSTMIVEVLSPERGIINFFIGLFGGDPVHFLASKTAFIPMLIITDIWKEIGYASIIYLASMASIDTALYEAAEIDGANRFHKMIYVTIPSIMPMIIILFILRLGSILNAGFDQILNLYNPLVYEVADIIDTYVYRAGLEQFQFDYATAVGLFKNVVGITLILVANTIIRRRSEHGIW, encoded by the coding sequence GTGGTGGTTTTGAAGGATAACGCTAATAAACAGCAAAGGAAACAGAAAAAGTGGTTGGAAATAAAGAAAATGAGATCGTTCTATCTAATGCTATTGATTCCTATGCTCATGTTGTTTTTATTTAGTTATGGTCCTATGTATGGAATTCTTATTGCATTTAAAGACTTTTCGCCAGGTTTAGGTATATGGCAGAGTCCCTGGAATAACTTTGAACATTTCAAAAGATTATTCGACGATTACTTATTTATCAGAGCACTGAAAAATACGATCATTATTAGTTTGTTAAAGATCATTATTTCATTTCCTGCTCCAATCATATTTGCTTTATTACTGAATGAGATTACCCATGATAAATTTAAACGAATCACACAATCTATCTCCTATTTACCACATTTTATGTCATGGGTAATACTCTCAACAATGATTGTTGAAGTACTTTCTCCTGAAAGGGGAATCATTAACTTTTTCATCGGTTTGTTTGGCGGAGATCCTGTTCATTTCCTTGCCAGTAAAACTGCATTTATTCCGATGTTAATCATTACAGATATATGGAAGGAAATTGGGTATGCATCAATCATTTATCTTGCATCCATGGCATCCATAGACACCGCCTTGTATGAAGCAGCCGAAATTGATGGTGCGAATAGATTCCACAAAATGATATACGTTACGATTCCATCCATTATGCCAATGATTATCATATTATTCATCTTAAGATTAGGTAGTATCTTGAATGCTGGATTTGACCAAATCTTAAACTTATATAACCCATTGGTATATGAAGTCGCAGATATTATCGATACGTATGTTTATCGAGCCGGATTAGAGCAATTTCAATTTGACTATGCGACCGCAGTCGGGTTATTTAAAAACGTTGTAGGGATCACACTCATATTGGTCGCAAATACCATTATTAGAAGAAGAAGCGAACACGGAATTTGGTAG
- a CDS encoding glycosyltransferase: MCTITLCVIVKDEEEVLHQCLNSVREICDEIIIVDTGSKDKTKEIAKEFTEKVFDFTWINDFSAARNFAFSHATMDYILWLDADDNLPIEELNKFKTLKNSLDVSIDAVSMIYHIAFDEYGNPTFSYRRNRLVKRENNFKWIGPVHEYLEVGGNVFNADIAITHRKNDKTKKSSQSDRNLKIYEERLEKGEEFSPRDLYYYANELKDHAQFQKSTMFYQMFLATKKGWVEDEIRACIYMAECYRNLGNVEKENESLVMSICYDVPRPEVSCRLGDLYKSKRNYKKAIIWYRLALEIVEDDHQGFKQEAYSTWYPHLQLCLCYWEIGDAKLSEEHNNKAKKYRPNDPKVKYNEDFFEKYKENKNE, from the coding sequence ATGTGTACAATAACTCTTTGTGTGATCGTGAAAGATGAAGAAGAGGTATTACATCAATGTTTAAATAGTGTAAGGGAGATTTGTGATGAAATAATTATTGTGGATACAGGTTCGAAAGATAAGACAAAAGAAATAGCAAAGGAGTTCACTGAAAAGGTTTTCGACTTTACATGGATTAATGATTTCTCAGCTGCAAGAAACTTTGCATTTAGTCATGCAACAATGGATTATATCTTATGGTTAGATGCGGATGATAACTTGCCAATAGAGGAATTAAATAAATTTAAAACCCTGAAAAACAGTCTAGATGTATCAATTGATGCAGTTTCAATGATTTATCATATTGCTTTTGACGAATATGGCAATCCAACCTTTAGTTATAGGAGAAACCGTTTGGTAAAGAGAGAGAATAACTTTAAGTGGATTGGTCCTGTCCATGAATATTTAGAAGTTGGTGGGAATGTTTTTAATGCTGATATAGCTATTACTCATCGCAAAAATGATAAAACAAAGAAATCTAGTCAAAGTGATCGAAACCTTAAAATTTATGAAGAACGCTTGGAAAAAGGAGAAGAATTTTCACCAAGGGATTTATATTATTATGCAAATGAATTAAAAGATCATGCTCAGTTTCAAAAATCGACCATGTTTTATCAAATGTTTTTAGCGACAAAAAAAGGGTGGGTTGAGGATGAAATCCGAGCTTGTATATACATGGCAGAGTGTTATAGAAATCTTGGCAATGTAGAAAAAGAAAATGAATCACTAGTAATGTCTATTTGTTATGATGTTCCACGGCCAGAGGTTTCTTGTCGACTAGGAGATCTTTATAAAAGTAAAAGGAATTATAAAAAGGCTATCATATGGTATCGATTAGCCCTTGAAATAGTGGAAGATGACCATCAAGGATTTAAGCAAGAAGCTTACTCAACCTGGTATCCACATCTTCAGTTATGCTTGTGTTATTGGGAGATAGGGGACGCCAAACTTTCTGAAGAACATAATAATAAAGCTAAAAAATATCGACCGAATGACCCTAAAGTAAAATATAATGAGGATTTTTTTGAAAAATATAAAGAAAATAAAAATGAATAA
- a CDS encoding ABC transporter substrate-binding protein codes for MRRYKKLLGLHFIIGLLIIGIVGCSPSESKEEVNMEDLPEMGDFSKELTLHLSGSFTQGKIEDDNWVQKKLEEMFNIKIVNTKSNTWNTDEVSLMVASGDVPDTFSFTAGNQTSKQLYDGGVTRTIPREMIEKYAPLYSELIDENVPGWEMNLAPDTEDQYLNLTGYQGHTAGILWAPTFRLDWLENLGIDPPGEITPVGTEGGLERMYFTDGAYTLEEVEKILHAFTYDDPDGNGKDDTYGMLPYNNQLHWMNTLMGAHGVAAGYNLMENDKLISAEISEKYKDGLKLLAKWQDMGVVDPEWTTIDVETSWEKYKQGKTGYFTAQRSYIAMEEWTKTRAPQNLIASNPDAKILVTAPEIGPNGQQGQGAWMPVTLLGDAFHISSKVTDEELARILQVFDYINHDEDSRWTIYGEVGTHSEWQGTPEESSLIVKDEFPFEEGNMGFNAYNFRTYPGERLKWLTSEKTLELMDKFFAKPEVVEKMAIRPYRYDLFNETKGEELTKRYSGQLNTIVEEFRMRAIVGEIDVDKEWDAYVEKWLKNGGEQVLEELEKAPKVSDLLGE; via the coding sequence ATGAGAAGGTATAAAAAATTACTAGGCTTACATTTTATTATCGGTTTGCTCATTATCGGCATTGTGGGTTGTAGCCCGAGCGAGTCTAAAGAAGAGGTAAACATGGAAGATTTACCTGAAATGGGTGACTTCTCGAAAGAGCTTACATTACATTTATCAGGTTCCTTTACTCAAGGTAAAATAGAGGATGATAACTGGGTACAAAAAAAGCTTGAGGAAATGTTTAATATCAAAATTGTAAATACAAAAAGCAATACATGGAATACAGATGAAGTTTCATTGATGGTCGCATCGGGAGACGTTCCAGATACTTTCTCTTTCACTGCGGGTAATCAGACGTCTAAACAATTATATGACGGCGGGGTAACAAGAACGATCCCAAGAGAGATGATTGAAAAATATGCACCGCTGTATTCAGAATTGATTGATGAAAATGTTCCAGGATGGGAAATGAACTTAGCGCCTGATACAGAAGATCAGTATCTCAACTTAACAGGATATCAAGGCCATACGGCGGGTATATTATGGGCCCCTACCTTCCGATTAGACTGGTTAGAGAACCTTGGCATCGATCCTCCAGGAGAGATTACACCTGTTGGAACAGAGGGCGGATTAGAAAGAATGTACTTTACAGATGGCGCGTATACGTTGGAAGAAGTGGAAAAAATTCTCCACGCATTTACTTATGATGATCCAGATGGTAACGGGAAAGATGATACTTATGGGATGTTACCTTACAATAATCAACTCCACTGGATGAATACGTTGATGGGTGCGCATGGCGTTGCAGCTGGATATAATCTAATGGAAAACGATAAATTGATAAGTGCTGAGATATCTGAGAAATATAAAGACGGACTTAAATTACTTGCTAAGTGGCAAGACATGGGCGTTGTTGACCCAGAGTGGACGACGATTGATGTAGAGACTAGCTGGGAAAAATATAAACAAGGAAAAACAGGTTACTTCACTGCACAGCGATCTTATATCGCTATGGAGGAATGGACAAAAACGAGAGCACCTCAGAATCTAATCGCATCAAATCCAGACGCGAAAATATTAGTGACTGCACCGGAGATTGGCCCGAATGGTCAGCAAGGTCAAGGGGCTTGGATGCCTGTTACCCTTTTAGGCGATGCTTTCCATATTTCTAGCAAGGTTACAGATGAAGAATTAGCTAGAATACTACAAGTTTTTGACTACATTAATCATGATGAAGATTCAAGATGGACGATATACGGAGAAGTTGGAACACATTCAGAATGGCAAGGTACACCTGAAGAGTCATCACTAATCGTGAAGGATGAGTTCCCATTTGAAGAAGGAAACATGGGGTTCAATGCTTATAACTTCAGAACTTATCCAGGTGAAAGACTGAAATGGTTAACTTCAGAAAAAACATTGGAGTTAATGGATAAATTCTTCGCTAAACCTGAGGTCGTAGAAAAAATGGCTATACGTCCATATAGATATGACTTGTTTAATGAAACAAAAGGAGAAGAACTCACAAAAAGATATAGTGGACAGTTAAATACCATTGTTGAGGAGTTCCGAATGAGAGCGATTGTTGGAGAAATAGATGTTGATAAAGAATGGGATGCTTACGTTGAAAAGTGGTTGAAAAATGGTGGAGAGCAAGTACTCGAAGAATTAGAGAAGGCACCTAAAGTATCTGATCTACTAGGCGAGTAA
- a CDS encoding glycosyltransferase has translation MNAIPTITLCMIVKDEANFINACLESVKGLVSEIIIVDTGSSDQTIEICKNHGAKVYSYQWKNDFADARNYGLSFSTGDWILWLDADEELDGINKSIIPEILENTNAQILSLPVHNYYGKTTTVDKNNVYLLYQLRIFRNHKNIIFQNRIHEIPLLPAEITEKDIESLPVAIHHYGYLQDVTETKQKSTRNIKILQQELSDPAHSPWIEYHLASEFYRLEKYQLAFQLANQSILLFLQKSQKPPSLLYKLKYAILIETDSLEGALPGIEKAILLYPDYVDLHFYMGFILYRLENYKEALQAFEKCLELGDHHTEHLVLKGMGSFKAWRYKGLCLEQLGKMDEAQAAFRYEKKTQMD, from the coding sequence ATGAACGCTATTCCCACGATTACTCTATGTATGATTGTGAAAGATGAAGCTAATTTCATTAATGCTTGTTTAGAAAGTGTGAAGGGACTAGTCAGTGAGATTATCATCGTAGATACAGGTTCTTCTGATCAAACAATTGAAATATGTAAGAACCATGGTGCGAAAGTATATTCTTATCAGTGGAAAAATGATTTTGCAGATGCACGGAATTATGGACTATCATTTTCAACAGGAGACTGGATTTTATGGTTAGATGCAGATGAAGAATTAGACGGCATTAATAAATCTATAATTCCAGAGATTCTCGAAAATACGAATGCCCAAATACTCTCTTTACCCGTCCATAATTACTATGGGAAAACAACCACAGTTGATAAAAACAATGTTTATTTATTATACCAACTGCGTATATTTCGAAATCATAAAAACATTATATTTCAAAACCGTATTCACGAGATACCACTTCTACCAGCAGAAATAACGGAAAAAGACATTGAAAGTCTTCCAGTGGCTATTCATCATTATGGTTATTTACAGGATGTAACGGAAACGAAACAAAAGAGCACACGAAATATTAAAATTCTACAACAAGAGTTGTCTGATCCCGCACATAGTCCTTGGATAGAATACCATTTGGCTAGTGAATTTTATAGACTAGAAAAATATCAATTGGCATTTCAGTTAGCAAATCAATCCATTTTACTTTTCTTGCAAAAAAGTCAGAAACCGCCTTCCCTACTTTACAAATTAAAATATGCGATTTTAATAGAAACAGATAGTCTAGAAGGTGCTTTGCCGGGTATTGAGAAAGCAATTCTTCTTTATCCAGATTATGTAGATTTACATTTTTATATGGGCTTCATTCTATATAGATTGGAAAACTATAAGGAGGCTTTACAAGCATTTGAAAAATGCCTTGAATTAGGGGATCATCACACTGAACATCTTGTTCTAAAGGGAATGGGGAGCTTTAAAGCGTGGCGATACAAAGGATTGTGTCTTGAACAATTAGGCAAGATGGATGAGGCGCAAGCTGCATTTCGATACGAAAAGAAAACACAGATGGATTAG